In the genome of Hevea brasiliensis isolate MT/VB/25A 57/8 chromosome 14, ASM3005281v1, whole genome shotgun sequence, the window TTAAGTAACTACATGGTCTTAACTGGGTTTTTGCTCTGGAGACTCAAGGTATAATTCCCAGAAATGAAAATTGGCTTATTACCTGATATAACTCAGAAAAATTATTGCTTATCAAAAGGTATTTCAAAAATAAAGTTTTCCTTCTACTTTCACATATGGCATTTACttttgatgcattaacaaaaTGCCCATGTAATTGTGGTGTATTCAAATTATGAGCTCAGAACAAATTGGGAAAATATCTGAGGACATTTATGATAAAATACTAGTAGGATGACTGTTAAAACATTACGTGATATGTGTGCAGAATGATCTAGTTACAATGATGCAAAGGTATATTATGTGTAAAGGGAATAATAGAATGCTTGAAGCATGCTAGCTGGAAGTTGAGGGAAATGAATACCAAATGAAAGAGGAACATTTGTAAACGGAATCTGGAATGCTCAACCATGTGTGAGCAAAGAATTAGATTAAGAataattattttcacttttttgcATCCTTGTACTGGCAGATCTGCTATTTTGCTTATTCTTTCTTGTTATGCATTTGAAGTGTCTAAATGCatctttaaattatattatttcatCTGGAATAGGTGGGGTCATGACAAATTTCCAAATGACACACCTTTTGTTTTTTATCATGCTGGCCAACAGATACTTCCTTCCCTTGGtttgtttgatggatttaaagttgTTCTTGAGAATATGGTCTCATATATACAAAAGGAAGTTCCTGGCAAGACATTCAAGTTTTGGCGTCTGCAATCACAGCGGCATTTTTATGGCATTGAGTGGAACCAAAATGGAAGTTGCTTGTTCAGTGAGGCCCTCAACGAAAATGAGGTATGAATAAGTTGATGGCAATTCACCCTTTATGCTTTCTTACCAAGTGTGATAACTAATGACAAAGTATTAACCTGTACTGGAATGCTACACCACAGGTTCAAATTTTgaacaaaattttaatttgatcttCAACACCATGACCCTTCATAGTGTCAGTAGTTCTAATCTTGCCTTTATTTATATTTCCTCATTGATATTGCATACTGATACCTGGACAGCTTGATTTGTGGTTTGATCCCAGCAAAAATGGAGTTAATAAAGAAGCAAGACAAATTGATCATGCAATTGAACTGACATTGAAATGCACGGATATCCACTCGCTGGGTCTAACTCATTTGAGCGATTATAGAGCACATGCACACCCTTCAATTTGGTTTGGGAAGAAGGATGCCAATGGCAATCTGGGGTCAGAATTGCATGCATTGGTGCCTACCTGGTGTTCCTGACGCATGGATTGATATATTGTCAGAGCTTATCTGTTAAGGCATTTTGAAGAACCGATAAAGAGAGAAGGCAACATTAACAAGTTATATCCAGACTTTAATTATTTTGCGGATTTCTGTACATTACACAATAAAATGCTGTGTAGTTTCATGGACTAAGTTATAGAATCAGGCAATCAGAATACAAGCTGGTGTTTTAGACAGACTTCCTTGAGATATACTTCCAGTAGATTCAGATCAAAAAAGCTTCCCGCTACGTCCTTTTTACTTTGACGTTCTGAAGGGAAACAAATTTATTCCCAGTTGTaagttgacaaaaaaaaaaaaaaaaaaaacgaaagaAGAGATGGGAAATTCTTTTGGGTTGTGAACTAGGTGATTGGAAGGTTAACTGAATAACTTCATTTTTCTTCCAACTTGGTCATGTACGTTTGAAATATCTAATATGTGTGCATgattatttctttcaatttgtcTTCCACTCTTCTTAAACTGGAAATTCCTGTTAGGTTTTGAGATCCTAACAATCTGATTTTAGTAGAACTTTGGCAGAAATAGAAGAAattagagagagatagagaggaaATAGAAGAGAACTAGAGAGAATTCAAGGAGGGAGAGTGATTCAGGAGTACTAATTCTTGAATGAATCTCTTCCTTGGTATGTAGCTACTCTATATACAGTTATTCCCTCGTAACGTTCGCCGTCTGTTTATCCCGAGCAAACTCCAGCTCCCTAACTACTTGTAACTTCTTAGCTAACAACTCTTTAACTTCCTCACTATTTCTGAATTACAATTTCCCCcaaaactatttctttctataccTTGTTCTCCTATATGCAATACCCTCTCCATTAGCACATTCTTGCCTCAAAGAATATGCAAAATCTTGAAATTGTGCTCTAATGAAGGATACATCTTCTCAAGTTACATCTTCACTTGGCAGACCAACTCACTGAATTAGGACTTTGAGAGACCTGCTGATGATCCCTGTTAATAACCATAGTTTGCAGGACTTGTTTCGGAGCTAAAACAATCTGAGCATCTGGCGTAGTTGGTAAATCCAGAATAGGTGTTTGATTGTcacttaattattttcttatttaagACATGAAAAACAGGATGAATAGTAGAAGTCTAAGGCAGTTGTATCTTGTATGCAGCTGCACCTAGCCTTGCCAACACTTGAAATGGCTCATAATATCTGGCTGATAACTTCAGGGGCCTTTTGACTGCCACTGAAGTTTGCCTATAAAGCAGCCACTTAAATACACCCCTTCAGATCTTCTTTATCAGCCTCTGTTCGTTGAAATCTACAAATTCTTCTTTAGAATACCAGTAATCAATGGGataaatatcattcatatttttcatatattttattttaatctcttaatattttatattttttttagtttctatatttttatcaaaatttcattttgtttttttattAATATCTAATCTTAGCTCCAAAAGTAGATTTTTAGTTACGCCCTTCACCTGTCTAGTTCcactaaaaactaattaaaagtgAGAAGTTTAAAAAATATCTTATATATATAACACAAATATTTCATCTCACAGAGCGTACCCATCTCCTTTGTCCTTCTCCGGCTAATATTCCACAAGACCTCAAATCCCTCCCCTAATTGTTGATCCTTTTAACCAGAAAATGCAAAATCAAATGGAAAGAAGACTGTCCCTCTACAATTATATTCATGCCGTTTTTTACACCTTCCAAGTCCATCATAGCTAAGCATATCAATAGACAGGGTATTCGGAAAAATTATTCTACTTGAAACTAAATCCAATTAACATTCTTAAAATCAAAATTCATTTGGATATTTTGACTTTTTAAACTTGAATTGTATGTGATATGCCATGTcatattttttaattctttttatttgattggtctttctctctctcaaagacaaaattctcaaattagtttttgaattttgaaaaaaatCTTTTAACTTTGAATGTTATGATTAAattatctaaaattaaaaattttaaatat includes:
- the LOC131173215 gene encoding protein trichome birefringence-like 12, which translates into the protein MVSYIQKEVPGKTFKFWRLQSQRHFYGIEWNQNGSCLFSEALNENELDLWFDPSKNGVNKEARQIDHAIELTLKCTDIHSLGLTHLSDYRAHAHPSIWFGKKDANGNLGSELHALVPTWCS